In Crassostrea angulata isolate pt1a10 chromosome 6, ASM2561291v2, whole genome shotgun sequence, a genomic segment contains:
- the LOC128187512 gene encoding RE1-silencing transcription factor-like, giving the protein MAKTKVTPGQPRRCPMCTFVAKTGEEYRNHVLECAMRTFNCTYCSYSSNKEINVKRHEKRSHPGLLGEPIKLDSKSADRPMEATVKKQSAPQEPVSDSEDWLKQDYGDVIGEVSASDQSDSSSSSDDDSEEPKEKPESKKTVVAGDKASETLLEGRIIRKQTVPTKPHTPKLKNPIAVASSKPECTRQDASVPGNKRKVETADASTQTEASQRIVTTKRTKRFRQNEMDIEEIEEERFVLFDI; this is encoded by the coding sequence ATGGCGAAGACAAAAGTTACACCTGGTCAACCCAGAAGATGTCCCATGTGCACCTTTGTTGCAAAGACAGGAGAGGAATATAGGAACCATGTCTTGGAGTGTGCCATGAGAACATTCAACTGCACCTATTGTAGCTACTCCAGTAATAAAGAGATTAATGTCAAGAGACATGAAAAGAGAAGTCATCCAGGTTTGCTAGGAGAGCCAATCAAGTTGGACAGCAAATCAGCTGACAGACCCATGGAGGCAACAGTCAAGAAACAGTCAGCACCTCAAGAGCCTGTCTCCGATTCAGAAGACTGGTTGAAACAGGATTATGGAGACGTCATTGGCGAGGTTTCAGCTTCAGACCAGTCAGATAGCAGCTCATCTTCAGATGATGATAGTGAAGAGCCTAAAGAGAAACCTGAGTCAAAGAAAACAGTTGTTGCAGGGGATAAGGCATCTGAAACGCTTTTGGAGGGGAGGATCATCAGGAAACAAACAGTACCCACCAAACCACACACGCCAAAGTTGAAGAACCCCATTGCAGTCGCCTCTAGTAAGCCAGAGTGTACCAGGCAGGATGCGTCAGTTCCCGGTAACAAGCGAAAAGTGGAAACAGCAGATGCCAGCACTCAGACTGAAGCAAGTCAAAGGATTGTTACGACAAAGCGAACCAAGAGGTTTCGTCAAAATGAGATGGACATTGAGGAAATAGAAGAGGAacgatttgttttgtttgacaTTTAA